From Punica granatum isolate Tunisia-2019 chromosome 1, ASM765513v2, whole genome shotgun sequence:
GTGTGTTAGTTGTGAAAAACACATCCAACAAGCTCAGATCCAACACATCAACCACAAGTGAACATTTCAAAGAGTGAATCATCATGAGAAGCATTGTGAAGAAGATGTGGTGCTGCGGAGCCAAGGGCTTCCGGACCTCGGACCCCGAGCCAGAAGTCGTCCCAGAAGGCCATGTCAGGGTGTACGTCGGGAAGGACGAAGACATCATGTGTAAGTTCGAGATGGAAGCCAACTACCTCAACCACCCTTTGTTCGAGAGCCTCCTTAGGTTGTCCAAGGAGGAGTTTGGCTACTCCTACGAGGGGGCGCTCAGGATCGCTTGTGAGATCGACCTCTTCCAGTACGTCGTGCACCTCCTCGATACCAGCAAGCCGTCCGCCCACTACATGGAGCTCGCCGACCTCATGTCCAAGTTCTCCGGCACTAAAACCGGCCACCACCAGAAAGCATCGAATAAAGTCTGCAGCGTCACGACTTTTGGGCAGCTCCTCGCCGAACACAGCTAACAAAGTTGGATCTGGCCGGACATTTTTCATTTGCCGATACACGTTTTTCGGGTTTTAGAAACTATTCTTTTTTCGGGCGAAGCCCATGATTTTATGTGGGATTCAGTCTCATACACACACTGAATGTAGAGATACATAGGCATTATTTCAGCAATTATAAGattctttttcctttgtaattttttttggtgtgtaaGCTTACAGCGAAGAATGACATACACAATCGATTACAGAAGCTGAAACGAGATGTTACAATTAATGAATTTCTCTGTTTAGTtaaattgtaatttatatcAATATTTTCCATTTGTCCGGATATTTTTGTTCTATTGTATTCAATGATACAAACATGTTTCAAAATGGATCGAAAAACTATCACGTAAAGTTAATGATATATGTCATCGTGACTGACAATATCGTTCCGAAATATTCTTACTGAATATCGATGGAGAGATCAGATACATTATCTCCCTTGATATAGATTCATGTGGACGAAATTATTAtgtcatactttttttttgtaccgTTTGCAATTAATAAATTAGGGTTTCAGAAAGGCTTGAATTTACAACCTGTGTTGATGTcagatatatattaatttcgcTGACTTTGCATGAaacattaatttataaattatcgTTTGATTGTGGATTTAAGGAAAGGTGTCGTGGAAAAATAAGGTCATTAGAGAATTCATGCATGGACTAATTAACGTGACTCCTCAAACACACTCTGATCCCATGTGCTCTCCGTTAGGGCAACCCTTCGAGATGACCCATAACCTCGATTGACTAACTAATTAACTAACTATTAATACATTCAGATTAACGAATATCGTATCGACGCAGCATAAAATTATCTATTTTCTGCAGAAACTTATCATACTCAATGATATCATACcacctttctttttctttttcttttttgtatattttttcttttagggtCAGAGAGTCGCCATATGCAATTAAAGCCAACAGTGTGTACACAGATCGGAAGAGGAAAAGCTACAGAATACACCATAGTAATCCTACAATTGGAACGGATTCTTCATAGATATTGGAACTAATTTCATGTTCATGCGAATATCTTGTGAATAATTGGTTAAATATGCATGACATTCATATCCATATCCTAATTAAAATTTGTAAAGaactataaagaaaattaaaatgtgtAAATACCGGATGAGAACGATCGTCCTATGCAAAAAGTAATATATTGGAAGCGAGCAGAGGATTCGGGATGAGGAGGGGAGAGAAGCCATGAAAGGCACCATAAAAAAACTCCCGTCACAAATTCAGTCGAATGTGCCAGtggagcttttttttttatgtgcacTTTGATATGTTAAAGTCCAATGAgctccgactaatccaatcgagcTGAGTCGGCTCACTAatgggtaaaactctcatagagtgaattttctccattcacaatactcgaataTGAGAGAAGAGCAAACGTtgaaccgcttgaatcaaccCACGATGAAACGATGTCCTTTAAATTGGCCATGAAGGGTTCAATCCATGAAGGGATAATAATACATAGACCGACTATGGACCAGTAAAGTGGGGAGAAGCTGAAACTTAAGCACGAAGATGAATTTACTTGTTTGCTAAGAAAATCCAAGTCCACCGTCCAGCTCAAATGGAGATTATACTAATTACATGCCTTAATACATTAGGAAAGGTGGATTACCCTGTTAAGGATCCTGCAATCTCAAATCGGAAAAATAAGAACATGAATTTATAAGATACatatagatagataaaatATTGTGCGGCTGTTCTGTGGCTGTCACTCGAGTGGCTAACTAGACATCCTCGCATGTCACATCCCATTTACACATGCTCAAACAGACTCACGTATCGGATACGGTCCTTGTCCAATAATCGGCTGATCACACGTGTTCGACTCTAACCAAGTCATGCCTTGCGTGTTAAGATCCTATGATCTCACATCGGAAAAAATAAGAGCAAACCCTTCAAAGATGAAGGCCATTCCATTCCAGTGCCAATTTAATGCACAGCCCATCTTTTTCTTGACGGTATGGAAGGGAAATTTCCCAGAACTTGAGAATGATGCTCGAACAGAACTATTCCATTACACATGTTTATAGATAGAAAACACCGAAATGATTTTCACAACCTCGACCTATCATCTCAAATCACAGGCATCATACAGCAAACGATGACAGATCAAGCCGCATGGTGATTCGTGTACGATCTGTTGAGATCTTTGACCCAAACAAGAAGCGACCACTGCAGTACTGAATGAGTTATCCTCGATTTCAAGAAGAGAAGGGCATGTAAGTGAGTAATCCGGACCATGAATCCATACACAACCACCAGAATCATCCATGGCTGTTTCCCTTCGAATCAGCAAAAGGGCATGCCATACGACaagaaaaaatgattttgCATCCGTATATTAAGGATTGAAGATTGCACTTAGTACCAACAATGAAGAGAAGCAGAAATGAAATGACCATACATAGTCATATAACGATTACTTCCATTTGTTCATACCAAATGGGGCACGGAATACAGTCGAATGAATCACCATGCTAAAATGGTCACAAGTTCCACGGTCATTACACTGTGACCAACCATGGCCTGATAGCATCAGTTACTGGATCGAACCTTCCGAAGGTTTGTCCCAACTCTAAAATCCGGCTTGATTCAGGAAACCACAGTGGGAATTCCATCACAGCTGAAGGAGACAGACAAGTTAACAGTCAAGCAACACAATTGACAACCTTAAGATAAGCCTAACACAGGTGAGGTGCGCATGAGCTTCCGATCAAAATTTTCCTCGCAGTAGGTGGTACTCCCAATCATTCCATCAGCTTACGAGGTTGCGCTTACTAACTCATAAGAGAGGCTTCTCACTCAAAACAAGGACAGCGGAGGAAGCAATTTCATAAGATAGCAGCTCTAAAAGAGAATGCTCAGTCAATCAACAAAAGTACAGGTAATTTGACATTTAATCACAACACAAAGAAGCACCATCTGCGTCAGTGATCTGTCAGCCATCTTTGAGGCAAACACGATGTATCAATGTGTCAAGCATGATCAGATAATGTCTTTCTTCAGTAAACCTAAAACAATAATCATGACCTCTTTGTGCCGTGCATACGGcagaagaaggaaaaggacATCAATGAGAAGAGTTCAACGGAAGGGCTGCGTGGACATAAGAAATTTCAATTATCAAATAGATTATTTactttcacatattttttcttccccACAAGTACAAACCCTCTTAAATACAAATGAATATTAACGAACAAAACAACTTGATGTGTGTGAGTGACAGCAGCAGACAAAAGGAATGGCAGGTCCTGCAGCCTTGTGAATTCAGGTAAAGGTGCAAAGTAACTATTCAGAGCATTGGCAAAATACCTAAATGTCCTGCCAGAGGATAACTCAGCTTATCATCCCTTCTACTCCCTGCATTCATTTGAGTCCCCATGTTCAACATCCTTCGCCAAAGAATTGTCCACCCCCTCTTTCAAAAGTCCAAGTTCCTCTTCCGTTAGGCTGTTCTTGGCAGTTAATATGGCCCGGCTATTCGCTTGCTTTTCAACCTCCACAGCCCAACTATACACAACCATTCCAAGAACTGCTATAAACATCCCCATTATGTTCTTGAAAGTAAGCTCGGAATCAAAGAGCAGCCAACCCAGTATGAGAACACAAACTGTTTTCATGTGACCCAGAACCTGGAATGAAACGGCCGAGAAACGTCCAATGCAGAGGTACTGACTCATGTTGCAGAAAACTGCCAGCGAGCAAGAAAGAAGTATGAAGAACTGCAATAACATAAATATCATTCATCAGACAAGTCACCAATAGTTCCGGATTAACATGAATGGGCATAGAATGGAAAAGCCTAAAGTGAGAATGCTCACTAGGGCACCGGAAGACATCTTATAGTTTGTTATGGCTTTGCCATTAAGATAATAATCAACAAATGGGCCGAGGACAAGCAGCGAAATGGCTTGAATCGGAGCTGTCTTACTCAACAATTCAAAGGATCCGATCGAGTATTTCTTCTGCAGGGACCCAATTGACTGccattaaaagaaaacaacaacaaGGTTAAACATGAAGTCCTGCAGCTGAATGGCGAAGGCAAATTTATGAATAAACAGATGCACAAAAGTCGACAACAAGTGTTAGTTTCCCCATCAATGATCAAAACGGTGGCATATAATGTAAGAGGTAGATACTGAGCGAATGATGATCAGTGCCGATTTTAAGGTACAAACAACAAGAAGCTAAACCACACGGAATCATACATAAGAGCCATTCCGAGCAATAGAAAAAGGCAGCACTTGATAAGTATGTAAATACTCACGATTTGCTGCAGAGATGTAGAAAAAACCGCCACACAGGCGCAGATGAAACCTTTTGCATTCACTTTAACATCAGTAACAGTGCAAACACCAACACCAATAACCACAACCACGACTGCAATCTTCACTTCCCTCACGTAGTGCTTGTTGTGAAGGATCCATTCCATAACACATACCACAGGAATCATGCTCAGCTTCGAAATCTGTAGGGGAAAGATAGTGTCATGAGCTGATAAAATATGGACCATCCATCCAATGAAAAACACAGGGCAGTGACAATGATCGGTACTTGGTAAAACCCAACAGAGTTGAGCATCAGACTGAGGTTCATCCCCGTAATCGACAAGTTAGCGACGACGGAGAACCACAGGAGTTCCCACAGAGGAACATGCTTCGATGCAGAGTAACCCGCAGCATTCGAGGCCAGACCGACCAGGGCAGTCACGGCGAAGTGGAAGCCAGTTAAAGTGGTCGCTGAAAACAGAATATCACTGGACGAATTAACCATGGTGCTGAACAGATCAAGAGCAACGATTTGAAGTGGTTGACATTCAGAACAGATCCATCAGTGAAATCACGAGCAAATTCAAACAGACCATTGCAGGGAGAGACTAGAGAGGGCGGGGGAGAAGAGAGCTAACCGAAGCTGAAGGCGTAACCGGAGTTGGACATGAGCTGCTTGTTGGCCATGATGATGCCGACGGAGCTGACCACGTTCATCGCCCAAGCACCGACGTCCGAAACCATCGACTGTTTCTTCTCACTCTCCATCTTCCACTACGGTGCAGTCACAATCGAGCAATTGAATTCATAAAACAATCGAGGCAGGAGGAGGGAGCAGGAGGCCAGCTCCGGCCGGTTCCAGGAGCCACGAGGTGGGACGGACGCGGGGAACAGACGATGACGGCCGGCAGCGGCTAGGGATTAGCCGAAGAGGCAAGCGTTATGCTTTCCCCGCCGGCAGAAGGACCagagcaagagagagagagagggagggagggagaaatGGTTTAAATGGGGAATTTGTTCAGTTCAGTCACGCGCACGCACTCTCTCCGGCTACTCTGCTCTGTCTTCCCCCGCATCTTCGCTTCCTCCTCATCCCccaatatttattt
This genomic window contains:
- the LOC116192675 gene encoding UDP-rhamnose/UDP-galactose transporter 1-like: MESEKKQSMVSDVGAWAMNVVSSVGIIMANKQLMSNSGYAFSFATTLTGFHFAVTALVGLASNAAGYSASKHVPLWELLWFSVVANLSITGMNLSLMLNSVGFYQISKLSMIPVVCVMEWILHNKHYVREVKIAVVVVVIGVGVCTVTDVKVNAKGFICACVAVFSTSLQQISIGSLQKKYSIGSFELLSKTAPIQAISLLVLGPFVDYYLNGKAITNYKMSSGALFFILLSCSLAVFCNMSQYLCIGRFSAVSFQVLGHMKTVCVLILGWLLFDSELTFKNIMGMFIAVLGMVVYSWAVEVEKQANSRAILTAKNSLTEEELGLLKEGVDNSLAKDVEHGDSNECRE
- the LOC116192330 gene encoding auxin-responsive protein SAUR72-like, producing MRSIVKKMWCCGAKGFRTSDPEPEVVPEGHVRVYVGKDEDIMCKFEMEANYLNHPLFESLLRLSKEEFGYSYEGALRIACEIDLFQYVVHLLDTSKPSAHYMELADLMSKFSGTKTGHHQKASNKVCSVTTFGQLLAEHS